One genomic segment of Chitinophaga sancti includes these proteins:
- a CDS encoding gliding motility-associated C-terminal domain-containing protein, translating into MHRSIILFICCSLIHVAAAGYHIIGGEIYYTFLAMNPDGTYKYQVTLKLYRNAEFTCGEIQGCLDHFEDPVPVNIYTSGGSRVMDARLLFIKERHPLRDTLRNPCLAPRAQNLEVAIYRDTFSLRPILGGYYVVYQRCCRGEKLANINNSEHEGSTFFCMIPGTESRPTNKSAFFAKDAAIVICANMPLYYDYSASDPDGDSLTYSLCSALTGGASRNEAASANPPPYNNVVSYKSPYSGSNPMGGTPQVSIDNNGFLTGVPPKEGQYVVSVCVTEYDRRTGKMIGTHHKDILLTVFNCNTKITAGFPPTLQNCVPDPDLSVLMPNTSNAGYTSTYYWDFGDGTDTLVTDKTVFRHLYPDTGQYVVKLVVNRGLACTDSTTGIVSNYPGLKGDFAVTGYCKGDRIQFDDKSVYTYGHITDRRWDLGLTGDSVISRAYGEHVSHTYEHGGVYTVSLILYTDHSCVATVTKDINIYEVFPFAGNDTILAKGQPLTLHASGGEFYAWAPPDGLSNVNIAEPELKWNEDVTYILRVSNSQGCVGYDTISIKYYTGPDIYVPNAFTPNGDGKNDLFRFIPVGITEYSYFRIFNRWGQEVYSSTDFRQGWDGTYKGQPAPVDTYIWILEGKDFTGKTILKKGTVTLVK; encoded by the coding sequence ATGCATAGATCTATTATTCTGTTTATTTGCTGTAGTTTGATCCACGTTGCTGCTGCTGGTTACCATATTATTGGTGGCGAGATATATTACACTTTTCTGGCCATGAATCCTGATGGTACCTACAAGTATCAGGTCACACTAAAACTATACAGGAATGCTGAATTCACCTGTGGTGAAATTCAGGGCTGCCTGGATCACTTTGAAGATCCGGTGCCTGTGAATATTTATACTTCCGGTGGTTCCCGGGTGATGGATGCCCGGTTACTATTTATCAAAGAGCGTCATCCGCTGCGCGATACATTGCGGAATCCTTGCCTGGCGCCACGCGCCCAAAACCTGGAAGTAGCTATTTATAGGGATACCTTTTCTCTAAGACCTATCCTGGGTGGTTACTATGTCGTGTACCAGCGATGCTGCCGGGGGGAAAAACTGGCCAACATCAACAATTCAGAACACGAAGGCTCCACTTTCTTTTGCATGATACCTGGTACAGAAAGCCGGCCGACGAACAAGAGCGCTTTCTTTGCCAAAGATGCCGCCATTGTGATCTGCGCCAATATGCCGCTGTATTACGATTACTCTGCCTCCGACCCCGATGGCGATAGTCTGACCTACAGTCTGTGCAGTGCCCTCACCGGGGGCGCCAGCCGCAATGAAGCCGCCAGCGCCAATCCGCCCCCATATAATAATGTTGTGAGCTATAAGTCACCTTATTCAGGATCGAATCCAATGGGTGGCACGCCACAGGTGTCTATTGACAACAATGGATTTCTAACTGGTGTACCCCCCAAAGAAGGTCAATACGTAGTATCCGTATGTGTGACAGAGTACGATCGCCGCACAGGCAAAATGATAGGCACTCATCACAAAGACATCCTGCTCACCGTTTTTAACTGTAATACCAAAATCACCGCCGGCTTCCCTCCTACCCTTCAGAATTGTGTACCCGATCCAGACCTCAGTGTACTCATGCCCAATACCAGCAATGCAGGATATACTTCCACCTATTACTGGGACTTTGGCGATGGTACTGATACCCTGGTTACTGATAAGACAGTTTTCAGACACCTCTATCCTGATACCGGGCAGTATGTTGTGAAATTAGTGGTGAACAGAGGACTGGCCTGCACAGATAGCACCACCGGCATAGTGAGTAACTACCCGGGGTTAAAAGGTGATTTTGCTGTAACCGGCTATTGCAAAGGAGACCGCATTCAATTTGACGACAAGTCTGTTTACACTTACGGGCATATTACAGACAGAAGATGGGACCTGGGGCTCACAGGAGATAGTGTGATCAGCAGGGCCTACGGAGAGCATGTAAGTCATACCTATGAGCATGGAGGTGTCTACACCGTTTCCCTGATATTATACACGGACCATTCCTGTGTAGCCACCGTCACGAAAGATATCAACATCTATGAGGTCTTCCCCTTTGCCGGCAATGATACCATCCTGGCAAAAGGCCAGCCCCTCACACTTCATGCTTCGGGTGGGGAGTTCTATGCCTGGGCGCCACCAGATGGATTGAGCAATGTGAACATTGCAGAACCCGAACTGAAATGGAATGAAGACGTCACCTACATACTACGCGTCTCCAATTCACAGGGATGTGTGGGATACGATACCATCAGCATCAAATACTATACAGGACCCGACATCTATGTACCCAACGCCTTTACGCCAAATGGCGATGGAAAAAACGATCTTTTCCGTTTTATTCCTGTGGGCATTACTGAATATAGTTACTTCCGCATCTTTAACCGCTGGGGCCAGGAAGTCTACTCCTCTACTGACTTCCGGCAGGGATGGGATGGTACTTACAAAGGACAACCTGCACCAGTAGATACCTATATCTGGATACTGGAAGGAAAAGATTTCACTGGTAAAACAATTTTAAAGAAAGGCACTGTAACTTTGGTGAAGTAA
- a CDS encoding SDR family NAD(P)-dependent oxidoreductase, with protein sequence MGKVLITGATAGFGEACARKFAANGYDLIITGRRQERLTALQQDLEKANGIKVLPLTFDVRDEKAVSSALEQIPDSWKAIDILINNAGLALGLSTIDEGSLSDWDTMIDTNVKGLLYVSRVVIPWLKARKKGHIINLGSTAAKTVYAKGNVYCATKAAVDAISQGMRIDLLPYFIKVTAIHPGAAETEFSVVRFKGDAGKADDVYKGFTPLSAEDVADTIYYCATLPAHVCINDLVITCTQQANAIYTYKE encoded by the coding sequence ATGGGGAAAGTACTTATTACCGGTGCCACTGCCGGGTTTGGAGAAGCATGTGCGAGGAAGTTTGCAGCTAACGGTTATGACCTTATCATCACAGGTAGAAGACAGGAAAGGTTAACTGCTTTGCAGCAGGACCTGGAAAAAGCGAATGGCATTAAGGTGCTGCCGTTGACTTTTGATGTGCGGGATGAAAAAGCGGTGAGCAGTGCATTGGAGCAAATCCCTGATTCATGGAAAGCGATAGACATCCTCATCAACAATGCGGGGTTAGCGTTAGGATTATCTACAATCGATGAAGGTAGTTTGTCTGATTGGGATACGATGATCGATACGAATGTGAAGGGATTACTGTATGTATCCAGGGTAGTGATTCCATGGCTGAAAGCCCGTAAGAAAGGACATATTATCAACCTGGGGTCTACAGCGGCTAAAACTGTGTATGCAAAAGGGAATGTATACTGTGCTACCAAAGCTGCGGTAGATGCGATTTCGCAGGGTATGCGCATTGATCTGCTGCCTTACTTTATCAAAGTAACAGCCATACATCCGGGTGCTGCGGAAACAGAGTTTTCAGTAGTACGGTTCAAGGGTGATGCCGGCAAAGCGGATGATGTATACAAAGGATTTACACCCTTGAGTGCAGAAGATGTGGCTGACACCATCTATTACTGTGCTACCCTACCTGCGCATGTGTGTATCAATGATTTAGTAATCACATGTACCCAGCAGGCAAACGCTATCTACACTTATAAAGAGTAA